Part of the Osmia bicornis bicornis chromosome 7, iOsmBic2.1, whole genome shotgun sequence genome, AAGATCCCTGCCTTTATGTCCAATGGTAGCCATATCGTTGAAAGTAATCAAAATGGACCGATTAGTGTTGCATTTGACCCAGTCTATCAGAATCTAGAACCGAATAGACCTTCTAAACCTGGTGAGGTTCACACCCTGAAGCCTAGTTTCGTTTACCCTGTTTACTTCCAGCCTGCTTACACGACAGAGAAGACAATGCTGAAGAACAAGACGGTTCAGAATCTTCAGACCCAGGTGTCTCAGAACACTGTGGTCCATTTGATAAACACAGACTCCAGGAAACCAAACAGGACAAAGGTACCTGGAGGTCCTATCAGACCAGTTTATTCTTCAGCATCTAATTCCTATTCTCCTTCTTCGTCTACCTCGAAGCCAGGTCCCAATGTCCACATAGGGTTCACTTCCTACGAAGAAAACAACAAGATCCCTGATCAACAGAAACCCCAGACACCCATGGTCACTTACGACCACAGGTGTCCCACCATCCTCATCAACTCTTACACTAGAATCAATAATACGATCCAAAGTAAAGAAGGTTGCACGGATTTGAACATCATCATCAACTCCCAAGTGTTCAATACGAATACGTACAAAACCACTTCATCGCCTCCCACTGATTCGTCGAGTAATAATTATCAGAGTGATCCTAATTATCGTCCAGTACCTGTGTACCGACCTGCTTCTTCTCAGAATGATTATTATAATCCTCCGAAGGGTCCACAGGATCAGATTCCTCAGGAAGTGGAGATTATCCAAGACACTCAGATCAGCATCACAAATCCAGCTGCTGGGAATGATGTATCACTTCCAGTTGAGGCTTCCCTTGCAGAAAACGAGGATAGCGTAGGTTCTCCAGCAGCTGGAGGTTCAGAAGTCGGTCAGACAGGAGATTCTTCAGGTGGTAATTCCTTGGTTAGACCAGCAACAGCTGCGAATGTTGCTGGTTCAGCTTCTTCTAATCCATCCCCATCTCCTCCGGCTGGATTAGCTGTAGGCTCTTCGCCTTCGACCTCTCTGTCCAATGACGACGAGGAAGATGATTATGATCTCACACCTAGCGGTATCATGGAGTCTATAGCTTCTGTTTTCACCTACTTCACGTTCATTAATCCCTTGCATTACGGTTTCTTCAGCATAGCCGCTGCACCTTTCACTGCTATGGCAGCTGGTGTCCTGGGTATAGCTACCTTTATTTACCCTTGGTTATTCCCCAGCTCCTTCGGTTTCAGATCTAATAACGACGTGGTGGATAGTCTTTGGACGAATCTTGAAGAGGTGGTCAAACAGTCGATGCATAAATATGGGGGGTTGAACGAGTGGAAgagcaagaggaagaagaggaagagatgAAGATTATGATGTCCTTtatcttcctcttcctcttggGTGGATGGTGGTTGTTGGAATTCTGAGAAAAGTACAAGTGGTTGAGGGAAATGATACGGGTGGAATCTACGGGGTGATTCAATTTTGGTGACATTTTTAGTCTTCATGAATTTCAACCCCTTAGAAGTTGAATGGTTCATGAAGAACTTCCTTTAAATTCTAAGACAATTTTTTAACACCATTACTGAAGCTctctgtatatatatatatatttttttttattagattagaacttaaaattttaagattctatttattttatttattatttgaaaggtAAGGGGGTATATAGTAGAGAATATAGTTTCTAGATGATAAATAATCTTAACCTCGCCAGCAGTAgctttaataataatactaataagTATAAACTGATGAATTTAGCAGAAACAGAAGAACAGTATTACGAATCCACGTTgtaacattaatatttataagatAATTAAACTATTTCATGCCGTGAATCTTAAGATAATCTTAGGGCATTAATAGCGTTTGTGCcaataaattgtaattgaaataaacCATTCAAACGAAcaaatttgtattttcttttattgttatATTAGTTTATTATCATATTAGAATATATTCGTTCCCCTCTTCCCAACCATCCCAAAAGTGTcctgtataattaaaaaaaataatcaatatCCGAGTATGTTCAAATTTTGACATACGTACAAAGGTAAGGACTAATTGTCAAAATTCACCCATagtttaaattctaatttcaacTAAACTTGcaagatttttcaaataacgATGATTAAAATGGTGAATTTTCTTTCAGTTCGCAAGTGAAAGACCTGCAGAACATCGACCAATCGTTAAGAACAGTGGCTACTCAGTTGCTGAACGTGACCAACCCTGAAGAGCCAGCCAAGGTTCTCGACAACACCATCAAGAAACCCATCAATCAGAAACCAGCTGATGGAGCTGCAAAAGAAGTGATTCCGTCCACTAACGTCCAGTCAACGAACATAGGATTCGGTAGACCCATCAACTCAAAGTTTGGCTATTTTGAATCCAGTCACCCTGGTCAGGCGATGGCCATGACCGAAGAGGAATTAGAACGAGAGATGAGTTCAACGCGTCTGATGATTGCCCACAAGAACTACCCAACGACCACGGGTGGAATATCAACGTGGATCCTGCTGAATCCTCCGTCCACCACAGTGAAACCCACAGAGGTGGACAAGAAGACGAAGCAGCCGTTCGAGAATGAAGTACGAGTTGTTGAGAAACCAACAACCGTGATGGAGAGAGTGGAGACCACAGAAAGAGTGACAGACAAGTCAACGATACCTGTCATCACCACTCTGGTCATGGATGAACCTTCCACCACGAAGAAGTCCATCCCTGTGACCACGAAGAAGACTGCAGAAACGAAGCCAGAGAAGATTCACAGTCAACAGAAGGAAGAATCACTTCAGAACACCACCTCCAAGGTTCCTCAGACTACAATGAGTAATTTGGAGGGGAAGGAAGTTGTCACTACTACGACTAAGAAGATTCAGCATGTAAGGACAACGCCCAAACCCAAGATTGCTACCATGAAGACCACTGTGCTGTCGAAGCCTTCGGGTCCAAAGACGTCTAGGCCTAACCAGCAGGCCAGACCAAAGCCTCCGAACAGGAGGACCACCACTGTGAAGCCAGAGATCACGAAGACTGATAACTCGACTACTGGGAAGATCGAGAAGGTTACCTTCAGGCCCATCCAAATGATCACTATCCCGAAGACCAAAGTAGAGAGCACTGAGAAGCCCATGTTCGTCACCAAGATCAAAGCCTCGGTGCTGATGGACACCCAGAAGACCACCACTGCGTCTTCGATGTCTTCCACGACTAGTTTGGATGTAACTGCTACCTCGAAGACCGCTGCGCCCAGTGTGGAGCTCGTCGAGGTAACAGTGAAACCTAAACCAGGTGGTGCCAAGGTGAACAACGTGTTAAAGGTACAGCTGAAGAAACCTCCTGTGGAGGAGACGACGAAGTTCGAGGTGCAACCTGTGAAGGTCAATACACCTGTGTTGAAGATCGATAAGGTAGATAAACAGGACacgaaagaagagaaggaCAGTCTGGATAATACCAGGATAGACTTGATGAAGTTCGATTTCAATCCTGAGTTGACGAAGATCAACACGGAGATTGAAAGCACCTCTTCGTCGTCTACGACCACGACAGCTTCGACGACCACTTCGACCACCAAGAGACCTAGGAATAAttcgaagaggaagaagaacaagGTTAGACGACGTAAGCCATCTACTCCTACTACTTCCACGACCACAGTCTCTTCAACAACTTTAGTATCAACGGAGAATGACCTGATAGTCGAAGACTCATTTGCTGAAAATGGAATCCAGGAGTCCAAGATCGCCCCAGAGACCAAGGTATCTACTAACTCcacgaagacgaagaagaaaccaCCTTCGCCAGCCTTTGGCATGCAGATATACAATTTCTTGAGTCGCGAAGTGATGCCCAGCTTCGGTGTGATGTCTCTGGTGGGACTTGGTCTAGGTTTAGCCTCCTACTTCCTCTATCCCTTCGGAGGGACCATTGCCAGAAGAAACTACGAAGTCGAGccaaaatataaatacaattttgacGAGTACGGGGGAAATTATGGGCAGAGTGAAGAGGAGGTTCTGGCTAAGGTTCTTCAAGGCATGACACCCGAAGACAATAAGTATCCTGGCTCCAAGGACTACGACAACAATTACTATCGGTACCAACAGTACGACACTGGTTATGATCCTCAGACGACCAAGAAGAACGACCAGAGACACCCATCTTCATCTCCAGTTTATAGACCAGAGAATTCAGCTTCCATCTTGAAGTACAGAAACACCGATTACAGATACCCAGAGCCACAAAGTACTCCAGTTTATTATGAAAGACCTAAGCCAGCAGAGCACGTTGGACAGGTCGTTTCTGACCCAGCCAATCGCCAGTTCGTCGTTGGAAATGTCCCTAAGGAGTATCCACCTTACAACGAGAAACACCCAGCCCAATCCACTTCAGGGCCCTTAGCCAACAGCTACGAGCCCACTGAGAGTAGCCAGCTGGTGTTCGATCGCGATTCAGtacagaattttaatttcccaATGAACCCCGTTCAGAATTACGGCCAGATTCAGACAGCCAAGCCTGAAGATACGTACGAAGAGGTGGAGATCACCCCCACTGCTGTGGCTGTCGAACATGGACCCAGATCCTTGAAGATCAAACGCTCTCCGATGGATATACTCTCGATGGGACGTTTCAGGAGGAAGAGGGACACTGTGATTCAAGTGATTCCTTCGAAAAGGGAActggaagaggaagagaaggaagaggaTCTGAGTAACGAGATCTTCAACATCATCGATTCTGCTTTACCTGAAGAGAAGGATGATCAAACGAgtaaggagaagaagaagaaagacagCGAGCAGTTGGAGGACTTTGATGctcaaagaagaaaagagaagaatgaAGAGTCTACCACGAAGAGTCAGACTCTGGAGACCAGTACCGTGAATGCAGACACATCTACGGTTTCTTCAACAATTAAAGAAGATGTCGAATCTTCCACTTCGTCGACGACGAGCACAGAGATTAATTCTGAAGATAACGTGACGAGTCCTAAGACGACTGAACAAAGCAATGTTGACACAATCGATCTGACCACGACGAAACCACCCGAGCAAAACGGTTTCACTATCTTCAACTTCGTGAAGAAGGTCGCTGAGATCAAGTTCAGGCTTGGTTTGACGTTACTTAAACACGCCAGCGAGAGTTTCGCTAGATATCTCGGCCACGTGCAGAAGAGGATCAACGGGGAAGAGTGAAGAGGTTCCTGTAAGGAACCTAACAATGGACTGAAGCGACGGCTGCTTCGATCGTTACAATAGGTCGTCGCGACGCTTCTATTGAAGCTGAATATCGTGTCTTCGCGTCtttcaagaattttcaaaggaaGAATTTTTCACATTGGAAGACTGTTTTAGAGTCGTCTGATCTTGGATACCTGAAATACCTTCTTTGTTTTTGATATTGCTGAAGAATATCTCTTCTTTTTAGGAcaccttttattatttttttgaaattgttcAAAGAAATGGTCGATGATTTCTtggtaaatttttaaaatatgaagaattgtaaagatttcttttttccaaaaataacGAAGAGATTTTAGCTTTTAGACTCAGACGACTCTCTTAATGTTATAATACTCGAATTAACAAGAATACTCTTCACATTTTTCAGACTTCCAGACAAActgtaattatcatttttttttttttaaataatttgcaaCATTTACAATTTAACTATAATTTTCTATGTAGAATTGTATTACAAATTATTCAAAACAAAACTATtggaaattttaatgtaaACATTAGAAAAATAGGATTTTtcaaagaaggaagaaaggtTTTGGAGAACTTCCGAcgaaaaattctatttttattttattttcgacGTAACTCCTTTGAATTCTCGAATATCCTTCGTTGATACTTATGCTTTTATTTAAGTATTTAAGCGAACGAACGAAATGTAaagtatattataaataaacgtataaataaataaataaataaatagtagATTATTATCATAATACCCTGacatatatgtaaatatatgcatgataaaaattcaatgaaaattaatatctgaTGTTTTAATCCCTATAGGAAGACGTTTGttggataaattaaaaattattgctaattatatattatacgAGATAGCAGGTTACTTTTCTTATGataaaattgcaagtattaatttataaacaaaGAGCAATGAACATgtgtattttaatttgttattgattaattaatgaatCACTGATAATAATCACGAGTGCGGCAATAATTGCATTGTCTTCAGTGataatttcttttgtttcttattttgCAATAGAAATGTGTTTCCCAGACACactataatagaaaataataataaatcttaTCTATGACCTTAcattataaattcatttttaataaataatttttgcttCTTCAATTTCAAGTTCATTACTCgaagtttcaataaaataattcaactaACTTCTACGAATggaaaaaagtaattaaaattgatactTATTTTCTATACAATTACACCCAACACTAAATAAGATTTTCAGTGTTCCTCTAAATTCTCTTCGATCAACCACCTTATTCTCACGAATTATCAAAGACTTTCTCTTTCAACATTAATTCCTCTACCTAAGCCTTGTTTCGCGGGCTCCACGTTGATTCGTGGGATCATG contains:
- the LOC114872838 gene encoding mucin-5AC-like isoform X1, with the translated sequence MGKVSMAVRSAAMSYIELWLATILGRGKMRMKILKVVVVLLLSGSGDARPQRTEEFVPAGRTKSNLEEWRPRSSISKSIQEDSSSQVKDLQNIDQSLRTVATQLLNVTNPEEPAKVLDNTIKKPINQKPADGAAKEVIPSTNVQSTNIGFGRPINSKFGYFESSHPGQAMAMTEEELEREMSSTRLMIAHKNYPTTTGGISTWILLNPPSTTVKPTEVDKKTKQPFENEVRVVEKPTTVMERVETTERVTDKSTIPVITTLVMDEPSTTKKSIPVTTKKTAETKPEKIHSQQKEESLQNTTSKVPQTTMSNLEGKEVVTTTTKKIQHVRTTPKPKIATMKTTVLSKPSGPKTSRPNQQARPKPPNRRTTTVKPEITKTDNSTTGKIEKVTFRPIQMITIPKTKVESTEKPMFVTKIKASVLMDTQKTTTASSMSSTTSLDVTATSKTAAPSVELVEVTVKPKPGGAKVNNVLKVQLKKPPVEETTKFEVQPVKVNTPVLKIDKVDKQDTKEEKDSLDNTRIDLMKFDFNPELTKINTEIESTSSSSTTTTASTTTSTTKRPRNNSKRKKNKVRRRKPSTPTTSTTTVSSTTLVSTENDLIVEDSFAENGIQESKIAPETKVSTNSTKTKKKPPSPAFGMQIYNFLSREVMPSFGVMSLVGLGLGLASYFLYPFGGTIARRNYEVEPKYKYNFDEYGGNYGQSEEEVLAKVLQGMTPEDNKYPGSKDYDNNYYRYQQYDTGYDPQTTKKNDQRHPSSSPVYRPENSASILKYRNTDYRYPEPQSTPVYYERPKPAEHVGQVVSDPANRQFVVGNVPKEYPPYNEKHPAQSTSGPLANSYEPTESSQLVFDRDSVQNFNFPMNPVQNYGQIQTAKPEDTYEEVEITPTAVAVEHGPRSLKIKRSPMDILSMGRFRRKRDTVIQVIPSKRELEEEEKEEDLSNEIFNIIDSALPEEKDDQTSKEKKKKDSEQLEDFDAQRRKEKNEESTTKSQTLETSTVNADTSTVSSTIKEDVESSTSSTTSTEINSEDNVTSPKTTEQSNVDTIDLTTTKPPEQNGFTIFNFVKKVAEIKFRLGLTLLKHASESFARYLGHVQKRINGEE
- the LOC114872838 gene encoding mucin-5AC-like isoform X2, translated to MRMKILKVVVVLLLSGSGDARPQRTEEFVPAGRTKSNLEEWRPRSSISKSIQEDSSSQVKDLQNIDQSLRTVATQLLNVTNPEEPAKVLDNTIKKPINQKPADGAAKEVIPSTNVQSTNIGFGRPINSKFGYFESSHPGQAMAMTEEELEREMSSTRLMIAHKNYPTTTGGISTWILLNPPSTTVKPTEVDKKTKQPFENEVRVVEKPTTVMERVETTERVTDKSTIPVITTLVMDEPSTTKKSIPVTTKKTAETKPEKIHSQQKEESLQNTTSKVPQTTMSNLEGKEVVTTTTKKIQHVRTTPKPKIATMKTTVLSKPSGPKTSRPNQQARPKPPNRRTTTVKPEITKTDNSTTGKIEKVTFRPIQMITIPKTKVESTEKPMFVTKIKASVLMDTQKTTTASSMSSTTSLDVTATSKTAAPSVELVEVTVKPKPGGAKVNNVLKVQLKKPPVEETTKFEVQPVKVNTPVLKIDKVDKQDTKEEKDSLDNTRIDLMKFDFNPELTKINTEIESTSSSSTTTTASTTTSTTKRPRNNSKRKKNKVRRRKPSTPTTSTTTVSSTTLVSTENDLIVEDSFAENGIQESKIAPETKVSTNSTKTKKKPPSPAFGMQIYNFLSREVMPSFGVMSLVGLGLGLASYFLYPFGGTIARRNYEVEPKYKYNFDEYGGNYGQSEEEVLAKVLQGMTPEDNKYPGSKDYDNNYYRYQQYDTGYDPQTTKKNDQRHPSSSPVYRPENSASILKYRNTDYRYPEPQSTPVYYERPKPAEHVGQVVSDPANRQFVVGNVPKEYPPYNEKHPAQSTSGPLANSYEPTESSQLVFDRDSVQNFNFPMNPVQNYGQIQTAKPEDTYEEVEITPTAVAVEHGPRSLKIKRSPMDILSMGRFRRKRDTVIQVIPSKRELEEEEKEEDLSNEIFNIIDSALPEEKDDQTSKEKKKKDSEQLEDFDAQRRKEKNEESTTKSQTLETSTVNADTSTVSSTIKEDVESSTSSTTSTEINSEDNVTSPKTTEQSNVDTIDLTTTKPPEQNGFTIFNFVKKVAEIKFRLGLTLLKHASESFARYLGHVQKRINGEE